One segment of Erigeron canadensis isolate Cc75 chromosome 2, C_canadensis_v1, whole genome shotgun sequence DNA contains the following:
- the LOC122589944 gene encoding upstream activation factor subunit spp27-like, translated as MVGPAGMVSDSDLITRLREILATSDLTTTTTASVRRKLEEDFGIDLSDKKTFIRQQVDVYLQNHQQETDDFEEIQEQLDAVNEDENEEEDKDKEEEGSDEEEEASNGKSSKKRSKKQNTEVKKRGGGFTKLCSLSPQLQKLIGVPELARTEVVKQLWSYIKEHDLQDPANRKNIRCDGPLHELFQVDSIDMFQMNKALAKHIWPLDSDGASVSSAPKEKQRKERDEDAEETKRKEKRQKGGSGGGGSSGSGIHAPIPLSDALVKFLGTGENALARSDVVKRIWAYIKQNDLQDPSDKRRILCDDKLKELFDVDSFNGFTVSKLLTTHFIKPER; from the exons ATGGTCGGGCCGGCGGGTATGGTATCGGATTCGGACCTCATAACCCGTCTCCGGGAAATCTTGGCCACGTCGGACCTCACGACAACAACCACAGCTAGTGTTCGCAGGAAACTAGAAGAAGATTTTGGCATAGATTTATCCGACAAAAAAACATTCATTCGACAACAAGTCGATGTTTACTTACAAAACCACCAACAAGAAACCgatgattttgaagaaattcAAGAACAATTAGATGCTGTaaatgaagatgaaaatgaagaagaagacaaagacaaagaagaagaaggatcggatgaagaagaagaagctagTAATGGTAAAAGCAGTAAAAAAAG GTCAAAAAAGCAGAACACTGAGGTGAAAAAAAGAGGCGGAGGGTTTACCAAGTTATGTAGTCTTTCTCCACAACTTCAGAAGTTAATCGGGGTTCCTGAATTAGCCAGGACAGAG GTTGTTAAACAACTTTGGAGCTATATAAAAGAACATGACTTGCAAGACCCGGCCAATAGAAAGAACATACGTTGTGATGGACCGCTTCATGAACTTTTTCAAGTAGATAGTATAGACATGTTCCAAATGAATAAGGCTCTTGCCAAGCATATCTGGCCTTTGGATTCTGACGGTG CTTCAGTAAGTTCTGCGCCAAAGGAAAAGCAAAGGAAGGAGAGAGACGAAG ATGCAGAAGAGACAAAGAGAAAGGAGAAGCGTCAAAagggtggtagtggtggtggtggcagtagCGGTTCTGGTATCCATGCTCCAATTCCACTTTCAGATGCTCTGGTGAAATTTCTAGGAACAGGAGAAAATGCATTGGCACGCTCCGATGTTGTGAAGAGAATTTGGGCCTATATCAAACAAAATGACCTTCAG GATCCATCTGACAAGAGAAGAATATTATGTGATGACAAGTTGAAAGAGCTCTTTGATGTTGATTCCTTTAATGGATTCACTGTTTCAAAACTCCTGACTACTCATTTTATAAAACCTGAAAGGTGA